The following proteins are co-located in the Bordetella bronchialis genome:
- a CDS encoding ATP-dependent DNA helicase, with protein sequence MLHLELAEYFAEDGPLAKASPGYRLRQSQVELAQAIEQAISRRSTLVAEAGTGIGKTWAYLVPAFLNGGKVLISTGTRTLQDQLFNRDLPRVRAALAVPVTAALLKGRGNYLCHYHLDRLSGDDRALKSRAEISQLRHIQRFAAHTKTGDRADLAQVPEDADIWQRATSTRENCLGQECPRIRDCFVVKARRQAQEADVVVINHALFMADLVLREEGVTDLLPEADTVIFDEAHQLPDTATRFLGTSLSTHQLLDFGRAAEAAGLAYAREAANWGEASRKLEHAARELRLACGAIETMPGRKATFEAVPEPEGFHEALRALNEAVQAVTRGLTQVAEKHPDLAAAARQGADILLRLKRWAPPARPDAPAGAAPEEDDETVIAAWSAAMAAGVPAPAAALPGMGDVPGTAAVPAPQGETGTAAAASPVAPVVAPPTPLADWTGPAVRWVEHGTHHVRLHAAPLSVAQAFCKYRKPGQAWVLTSATLSVHGDFGHFTRQLGLEDAVTGHWESPFDYGSQGLLFVPRDLPEPQAPRFAERFVETLMPLLHASPGGALVLCTTLRAVDRFAGLLADAFDADGVEWPLLRQGEGTRRDLLDRFRTLTHPVLVGSASFWEGIDLPGEVLTLVAIDKLPFAPPDDPVIEARLRECRARGGNPFAEYQLPEAAIALKQGAGRLIRTMGDWGVLMVGDVRLVEKSYGKRLWRGLPPFARTRELNEALAFLSRKAGEHAPAAAPA encoded by the coding sequence ATGTTGCATCTGGAGCTCGCCGAGTATTTCGCCGAAGACGGCCCGCTTGCCAAGGCGTCGCCCGGCTATCGATTGCGCCAGTCCCAGGTAGAGCTGGCGCAGGCCATCGAACAGGCCATCTCGCGGCGCTCGACCCTGGTCGCCGAGGCCGGCACCGGCATCGGCAAGACCTGGGCGTACCTGGTCCCGGCCTTTCTCAATGGCGGCAAGGTGCTGATCTCCACGGGCACGCGTACGCTGCAGGACCAGCTCTTCAATCGCGATCTGCCGCGCGTGCGCGCGGCGCTGGCGGTGCCTGTCACGGCCGCGCTGCTGAAGGGCCGCGGCAACTACCTGTGCCACTATCACCTGGACCGCCTGTCGGGCGACGACCGGGCCTTGAAATCGCGGGCCGAGATCAGCCAGCTGCGGCATATCCAGCGCTTCGCCGCGCATACCAAGACCGGCGACCGCGCCGATCTGGCGCAGGTGCCCGAAGACGCCGACATCTGGCAGCGCGCCACCTCCACCCGCGAAAACTGCCTGGGCCAGGAATGCCCCCGCATCCGCGACTGCTTCGTCGTGAAGGCGCGCCGGCAGGCGCAGGAAGCGGATGTCGTCGTCATCAATCATGCGCTCTTCATGGCCGACCTGGTGCTGCGCGAGGAAGGCGTCACGGACCTGCTGCCGGAGGCGGACACGGTCATCTTCGATGAAGCGCACCAACTGCCCGACACGGCCACGCGCTTCCTGGGTACGAGTTTGTCCACGCACCAATTGCTGGACTTCGGCCGCGCGGCCGAGGCAGCCGGCCTGGCCTATGCGCGCGAGGCCGCCAACTGGGGCGAGGCCTCGCGCAAGCTGGAGCACGCCGCGCGCGAGCTGCGCCTGGCCTGTGGCGCCATCGAGACCATGCCGGGGCGCAAGGCCACCTTCGAGGCCGTGCCGGAACCCGAGGGTTTCCACGAGGCGCTGCGGGCCTTGAACGAGGCCGTGCAAGCGGTGACGCGGGGGCTGACGCAGGTGGCGGAAAAACATCCCGACCTGGCGGCGGCCGCCCGGCAGGGCGCCGATATCCTGTTGCGGCTCAAGCGCTGGGCGCCGCCGGCACGCCCGGACGCGCCGGCCGGCGCGGCGCCGGAAGAAGACGACGAGACCGTCATCGCGGCATGGTCGGCCGCGATGGCCGCGGGTGTTCCCGCCCCCGCCGCCGCCTTGCCGGGCATGGGCGACGTGCCCGGCACGGCCGCCGTGCCGGCCCCGCAGGGCGAAACCGGCACGGCGGCTGCGGCATCGCCGGTCGCCCCGGTCGTGGCGCCGCCGACGCCGCTTGCCGACTGGACCGGTCCCGCCGTGCGCTGGGTGGAACACGGCACGCACCATGTGCGCCTGCATGCCGCGCCCTTGTCCGTGGCACAGGCGTTCTGCAAGTACCGCAAGCCGGGCCAGGCCTGGGTGCTTACCTCCGCGACGCTATCGGTGCATGGCGATTTCGGCCATTTCACCCGCCAGTTGGGCCTGGAGGACGCCGTCACGGGCCACTGGGAATCCCCTTTCGACTACGGCTCCCAGGGCCTGCTGTTCGTGCCCAGGGATCTGCCCGAGCCGCAGGCCCCGCGTTTCGCGGAACGCTTCGTCGAAACGCTCATGCCGCTGCTGCATGCCAGCCCAGGTGGCGCGCTGGTGCTTTGCACGACGCTGCGTGCCGTGGACCGTTTCGCCGGCCTGCTGGCGGACGCCTTCGACGCCGACGGTGTCGAATGGCCCTTGTTGCGGCAAGGCGAGGGCACGCGGCGGGACCTGCTGGACCGCTTCCGTACCCTGACCCATCCCGTATTGGTGGGCAGCGCCAGCTTCTGGGAAGGCATCGACCTGCCGGGCGAGGTGCTGACGCTGGTGGCCATCGACAAGCTGCCCTTCGCCCCGCCCGACGACCCGGTCATCGAGGCGCGCCTGCGCGAATGCCGCGCGCGGGGCGGCAATCCCTTTGCGGAGTACCAGCTGCCGGAAGCGGCCATTGCCTTGAAGCAGGGCGCCGGCCGGCTGATCCGTACCATGGGCGATTGGGGCGTGCTGATGGTGGGCGACGTCCGCCTGGTGGAAAAAAGCTATGGCAAGCGCCTGTGGCGCGGCCTGCCGCCTTTCGCGCGTACCCGCGAATTGAACGAGGCCCTGGCCTTCCTGTCCCGCAAGGCCGGCGAACATGCGCCGGCGGCCGCGCCCGCGTAA
- a CDS encoding outer membrane protein assembly factor BamD — MAIAFTALLAACANSGAKYDKTANWSAEQLYNDAKQEMDAGNWKDARERLTAVESRYPFGIYAQQALMNLAYVNWKDGENEQALAAIDRFQQLYPNHPGTDYMLYLKGLINFTPASAFMTNITGQDPSERDPKGLRASYDAFNELIKRYPDSKYTADARLRVIWLVNAIAMNEVHVARYYYERGAYVAAANRAQTVITDFQGAPASEEALYILYKSYEKLNMPKLEADAKRVLDTNFPNSKFPTQGFQQDKNWWDPWSWM; from the coding sequence ATGGCGATTGCCTTCACGGCCCTGCTGGCCGCCTGCGCCAACAGCGGGGCCAAGTACGACAAGACCGCCAACTGGAGCGCGGAACAGCTCTACAACGACGCCAAGCAGGAAATGGACGCCGGCAACTGGAAAGACGCCCGCGAACGCCTGACTGCCGTTGAAAGCCGCTATCCCTTCGGCATCTACGCCCAGCAGGCGCTGATGAACCTGGCCTACGTCAACTGGAAGGACGGCGAAAACGAACAGGCGCTGGCGGCCATCGACCGTTTCCAGCAGCTCTACCCCAACCACCCTGGCACGGACTACATGCTGTATTTGAAGGGGCTGATCAATTTCACGCCGGCCAGCGCCTTCATGACCAACATCACCGGCCAGGATCCCAGCGAACGCGATCCCAAGGGCCTGCGCGCCTCGTATGACGCCTTCAACGAGCTGATCAAGCGCTATCCGGACAGCAAGTACACCGCCGACGCCCGCCTGCGCGTGATCTGGCTGGTCAACGCCATCGCCATGAACGAAGTGCACGTGGCGCGCTATTACTACGAGCGGGGCGCCTATGTGGCCGCCGCCAACCGCGCCCAGACCGTCATCACGGATTTCCAGGGCGCGCCGGCCTCGGAAGAAGCGCTGTACATCCTGTACAAGTCGTACGAAAAACTGAACATGCCCAAGCTGGAAGCCGACGCCAAGCGCGTGCTGGACACCAACTTCCCCAACAGCAAATTCCCCACCCAGGGCTTCCAGCAAGACAAGAACTGGTGGGATCCCTGGAGCTGGATGTAA
- the pgeF gene encoding peptidoglycan editing factor PgeF produces MAALPVVTGPQWAGVRYFCTTRAGGVGVAPHDTLNLGMRAGDRPEAVAENRRRVRAMVPAEPLWLRQVHGARVVDADAPHEDEPAADACVTAVRDRPLAIMVADCLPVLIAEAGGRALGAAHAGWRGLAGGVLENTLRALRAKCPDAAGWQAWIGPGIGPDAFEVGQDVLDAYAADGAEATALFRPRPGHPGKWLADLPALAALRLRRAGVDMVHRSGLCTVADPARFFSYRRDGQTGRMAMLAWLTAAGPGEYPH; encoded by the coding sequence GTGGCGGCCTTGCCGGTCGTCACGGGCCCGCAATGGGCCGGGGTGCGCTATTTCTGCACGACGCGGGCGGGCGGTGTCGGCGTGGCGCCCCACGACACGTTGAACCTGGGCATGCGTGCCGGAGACCGGCCGGAAGCGGTCGCGGAGAACCGGCGCCGCGTACGTGCCATGGTCCCGGCCGAGCCGCTCTGGCTGCGGCAGGTACATGGCGCGCGGGTGGTCGACGCCGACGCTCCCCACGAAGACGAGCCGGCGGCGGATGCCTGCGTCACGGCGGTCCGGGACCGGCCGCTGGCGATCATGGTGGCGGATTGCCTGCCCGTGCTCATCGCCGAAGCCGGCGGCCGGGCGCTGGGCGCCGCGCATGCCGGCTGGCGCGGACTGGCCGGCGGGGTGCTGGAAAACACCCTGCGGGCATTGCGGGCCAAATGTCCCGATGCCGCGGGCTGGCAGGCCTGGATCGGGCCGGGCATCGGCCCGGACGCCTTCGAGGTTGGCCAGGATGTCCTGGACGCTTACGCCGCCGACGGCGCGGAGGCCACCGCCTTGTTCCGGCCCCGTCCCGGGCATCCGGGCAAATGGCTGGCCGACCTGCCGGCGCTGGCCGCGCTGCGCCTGCGTCGCGCCGGGGTGGACATGGTGCATCGCAGCGGCCTGTGCACGGTGGCGGATCCGGCGCGCTTCTTCTCGTATCGCCGCGACGGCCAGACCGGCCGCATGGCGATGCTGGCCTGGCTGACAGCCGCCGGCCCCGGCGAATACCCGCATTGA
- a CDS encoding RluA family pseudouridine synthase, translating into MSELAASADLPSDDEPQLLRVPETVQADRLDKVLSGLLAGHSRSRLQGWIEAGYVQVNGAPAKVRQAVGPGDLISVWEQPAPDAQAFEPEPVDFRVVADGPAWIVVDKPAGLVTHPGAGNWRGTLLNGLLFRYPELRGVARAGIVHRLDKDTSGLLVVARTEQAQTHLVRQLQARSMGREYVALAHGWPAGPGTVDRPVGRDPRVPVRMSVERPIAPKHAVTHYTPEATGLADGARVSRIACRLETGRTHQIRVHLASLGHPLLGDTLYGGRAVAGATRQMLHARALRFEDPAGSGPLSFEAPPPTDMATLCQAIAWNP; encoded by the coding sequence ATGTCCGAGTTAGCCGCCAGCGCGGATCTTCCCTCCGATGACGAACCGCAATTGCTGCGCGTCCCGGAAACCGTCCAGGCCGACCGGCTGGACAAAGTGCTGTCGGGGCTGCTGGCGGGGCACTCGCGCAGCCGCCTGCAGGGATGGATCGAGGCCGGCTATGTCCAGGTCAACGGCGCGCCGGCCAAGGTGCGGCAGGCGGTCGGGCCCGGCGATTTGATCTCCGTCTGGGAGCAACCCGCCCCGGACGCCCAGGCCTTCGAGCCCGAACCGGTGGATTTCCGCGTCGTGGCCGACGGCCCGGCCTGGATCGTGGTGGACAAGCCTGCCGGCCTGGTCACGCATCCCGGCGCCGGCAACTGGCGCGGCACCCTGCTCAACGGCCTGCTCTTCCGCTATCCGGAGCTGCGCGGCGTGGCGCGGGCCGGCATCGTCCATCGCCTGGACAAGGATACCTCCGGCCTGCTGGTGGTGGCGCGCACGGAGCAGGCGCAGACGCACCTGGTGCGGCAGCTGCAGGCGCGCTCCATGGGACGCGAATACGTGGCCCTGGCGCACGGCTGGCCCGCCGGTCCCGGCACGGTGGACCGGCCGGTGGGCCGCGATCCGCGCGTGCCCGTGCGCATGAGCGTGGAACGTCCCATCGCGCCCAAGCATGCCGTTACGCATTACACGCCGGAAGCCACGGGCCTGGCCGATGGGGCCCGGGTGTCGCGCATCGCCTGCCGCCTGGAAACAGGGCGCACGCACCAGATACGCGTGCACCTGGCCAGCCTGGGGCACCCGCTGCTGGGCGATACCCTGTACGGGGGCAGGGCGGTCGCCGGCGCGACGCGGCAGATGCTGCATGCGCGCGCCTTGCGGTTCGAGGATCCGGCGGGCTCCGGACCGCTGTCTTTCGAGGCGCCGCCGCCGACGGACATGGCAACCCTTTGCCAGGCCATCGCCTGGAACCCCTGA
- the tex gene encoding RNA-binding transcriptional accessory protein Tex → MPETTANTSAAAPAVDQARIIAQLATELGARPNQVAAAVELLDDGATVPFIARYRKEATGGLDDTVLRNLEVRLGYLRDLEERRAAILDSIGQQGKLTPELQKEIQAADTKQRLEDLYTPYKPKRRTRAQIAREAGLEPLADAIVADPACDPAALAQQYLNPEASINDAKAALDGARDILAERYAENADLLADMREYLWSTGLLYSKMAEGKEAEGANFRDWFDFSEPLRTLPSHRVLALLRGRQQGVLELRLGLEAEQEALTPHPCVARIANILKLGPRLFDIDASPRDRWLGEVCRWTWRVKLLSAFESELVGRLRESAEAEAIRVFSANLKDLLLAAPAGPRAVLGLDPGIRTGVKVAAIDRTGKVVDTATVYPFEPRRDREGAIAALAAIAARHKIELVAIGNGTASRETEKLVGELMSRFPELGLTRVVVSEAGASVYSASELAALEFPELDVSLRGAVSIARRLQDPLAELVKIEPKAIGVGQYQHDVNQRELARSLDAVIEDCVNAVGVDVNTASAPLLARVSGLNSLLAKNIVAWRDENGAFPSRETLRKVPRFGDKAFEQAAGFLRIRDGENPLDASSVHPEAYPVVERILAKIQADVRAVMGQRDALKGVSPAEFTDDRFGLPTVRDIFSELEKPGRDPRPEFKTAQFKEGVETLNDLHEGMILEGVVTNVANFGAFVDIGVHQDGLVHISALSEKFVKDPRDVVRVGQTVQVKVLEVDVARKRVALTMRLNDTAAPARRAGPADSRGAGAPRSGGDRTRRNGQDSRGGGAPAGGAMADAMAQALAKLRR, encoded by the coding sequence ATGCCTGAGACCACTGCCAACACGTCCGCTGCGGCACCCGCCGTCGACCAAGCCCGCATCATCGCGCAACTCGCCACGGAGCTCGGCGCGAGACCCAACCAGGTCGCCGCCGCGGTCGAACTCCTGGACGATGGCGCCACGGTGCCCTTCATCGCGCGCTACCGCAAGGAAGCGACCGGCGGGCTGGACGACACCGTACTGCGGAATCTGGAAGTGCGGCTCGGTTATCTGCGCGACCTGGAAGAACGCCGCGCCGCGATCCTGGACTCCATCGGCCAGCAAGGCAAGCTGACGCCCGAACTGCAGAAAGAGATCCAGGCCGCCGACACCAAGCAACGCCTGGAAGACCTGTACACGCCCTACAAGCCCAAGCGCCGCACGCGCGCCCAGATCGCGCGCGAGGCCGGCCTCGAGCCCCTGGCCGACGCCATCGTGGCCGATCCGGCCTGCGACCCCGCCGCGCTCGCGCAGCAGTATTTGAACCCCGAGGCCTCCATCAACGACGCCAAGGCCGCGCTGGATGGCGCGCGCGACATCCTGGCGGAACGCTACGCGGAAAACGCCGACCTGCTGGCCGACATGCGCGAATACCTGTGGTCCACCGGCCTGCTGTATTCCAAGATGGCGGAAGGCAAGGAAGCCGAAGGCGCCAACTTCCGCGACTGGTTCGATTTCAGCGAACCCCTGCGTACCCTGCCCTCGCACCGCGTGCTGGCGCTGTTGCGTGGCCGCCAGCAGGGCGTACTGGAATTGCGCCTGGGATTGGAGGCCGAACAGGAAGCGCTGACCCCGCATCCCTGCGTCGCGCGCATCGCCAACATCCTCAAGCTGGGCCCGCGCCTGTTCGACATCGACGCCTCGCCGCGCGACCGCTGGCTGGGCGAGGTCTGCCGCTGGACCTGGCGCGTCAAGCTGCTGTCGGCCTTCGAAAGCGAACTGGTCGGCCGGCTGCGCGAAAGCGCCGAAGCCGAGGCCATCCGCGTGTTCTCCGCCAACCTGAAGGACCTGCTGCTGGCCGCGCCCGCGGGGCCGCGCGCCGTGCTGGGACTGGATCCCGGCATCCGTACCGGCGTCAAGGTGGCGGCCATCGACCGCACCGGCAAAGTGGTGGATACGGCCACGGTCTATCCCTTCGAACCGCGCCGCGACCGCGAAGGCGCGATCGCCGCCCTGGCCGCCATCGCGGCGCGCCACAAGATCGAACTGGTCGCCATCGGCAACGGCACGGCCTCGCGCGAAACGGAAAAGCTGGTCGGCGAACTGATGTCGCGCTTCCCCGAACTGGGCCTGACACGCGTGGTGGTGTCCGAAGCGGGCGCATCCGTGTATTCCGCGTCCGAACTCGCGGCGCTGGAATTTCCCGAACTGGACGTCAGCCTGCGCGGCGCCGTCTCCATCGCCCGCCGCCTGCAGGATCCCCTGGCCGAATTGGTCAAGATCGAGCCCAAGGCCATCGGCGTGGGCCAATACCAGCACGACGTCAACCAGCGCGAACTGGCGCGCTCCCTGGATGCCGTCATCGAAGACTGCGTGAATGCCGTGGGTGTGGACGTGAATACCGCCTCGGCTCCCTTGCTGGCGCGTGTGTCGGGGCTGAATTCCCTGCTGGCCAAGAACATCGTGGCGTGGCGCGACGAAAACGGCGCCTTTCCCTCCCGCGAAACGCTGCGCAAGGTGCCGCGCTTCGGCGACAAGGCCTTCGAACAGGCCGCCGGCTTCCTGCGCATCCGCGACGGCGAGAACCCGCTGGACGCCTCGTCCGTGCACCCGGAAGCCTACCCCGTGGTGGAACGCATCCTGGCGAAGATCCAGGCCGACGTGCGCGCGGTCATGGGCCAGCGCGACGCCTTGAAGGGCGTATCGCCCGCCGAATTCACCGACGACCGTTTCGGCCTGCCGACGGTGCGCGACATCTTCTCCGAACTGGAAAAACCCGGCCGCGACCCCCGGCCGGAGTTCAAGACCGCCCAGTTCAAGGAAGGCGTGGAAACCCTGAACGACCTGCACGAAGGCATGATCCTGGAAGGCGTGGTCACCAACGTCGCCAACTTCGGCGCCTTCGTCGACATCGGCGTGCACCAAGACGGCCTGGTGCATATCTCCGCCCTGTCGGAGAAGTTCGTCAAGGATCCGCGCGACGTCGTGCGGGTCGGACAGACCGTGCAGGTCAAGGTGCTGGAAGTGGACGTCGCGCGCAAGCGCGTGGCGCTGACCATGCGCTTGAACGACACCGCCGCGCCGGCGCGGCGCGCGGGACCGGCCGATAGCCGCGGCGCGGGCGCGCCCCGGTCCGGCGGCGACCGTACGCGCCGCAATGGCCAGGACAGCCGTGGCGGCGGCGCGCCCGCCGGCGGCGCCATGGCCGACGCCATGGCGCAGGCACTGGCCAAGCTCAGGCGCTGA